The Montipora foliosa isolate CH-2021 chromosome 1, ASM3666993v2, whole genome shotgun sequence genome has a window encoding:
- the LOC138003927 gene encoding riboflavin transporter 2-like, with protein MALERLINKIKYAFTNVSVVTYALVVIFGTGSWIAINGLWVELPIIVKKIPEGWSLPSYLTVMIQLANIAPLAFTLGNKFFPRVVTEVPVIYISVLVGVASCALLAFFWKETTFIVGAERSTALLALCFFLSMVDCTSSVAFIPYMAIFREVYMSPYFAGEGLSGLLPSLVAIIQGVGGGDHTPCVNVTETSGNTTNRTSGNETDTGSWGPGPKFSAEVFFWFLSAMMMACGLAFLGLNHLPVVKREHVNKKTSTLYRRTDPDEKYTMELVPAEQNSEGKRVKGDHSVQNAYDSSNVTALLLVIIGIVSGLSNGVIPAIQSFACIPYSYYIYHLTLTLSAIANPVTCVVFPFIRTTSTVLISFLTVVYIGMCTYVIVIATQSPSVLLRCEDSGAALIVAISVSAVAVVTYVKVAIGGIMREMGRNHLLWFGAVTQVGSCIGALSIFAPVNVYGYFKQE; from the exons ATGGCCCTAGAACGGCTGATAAACAAGATCAAGTACGCTTTTACCAATGTTTCAGTCGTCACTTACGCTCTCGTTGTTATCTTCGGAACTGGCTCGTGGATTGCTATCAACGGATTATGGGTCGAATTGCCTATAATTGTGAAAAAAATCCCAGAAGGCTGGTCTCTGCCTTCGTATCTAACCGTTATGATTCAACTGGCAAACATAGCTCCACTGGCCTTTACGCTGGGGAACAAATTCTTTCCTCGTGTGGTGACTGAGGTGCCGGTCATTTACATAAGTGTTCTGGTCGGTGTTGCATCATGCGCTTTGCTAGCGTTTTTCTGGAAGGAAACAACTTTCATCGTTGGTGCCGAAAGGAGTACCGCTTTGCTTGCCCTGTGTTTCTTTCTCTCAATGGTAGATTGTACATCGTCAGTGGCTTTTATACCATACATGGCTATTTTCCGTGAAGTGTATATGAGCCCGTACTTTGCTGGCGAGGGGTTAAGCGGCTTGTTGCCGAGTCTGGTGGCCATAATACAGGGAGTGGGAGGTGGTGATCATACCCCATGTGTTAACGTCACAGAAACCTCGGGGAACACCACCAATCGAACATCAGGAAATGAAACAGACACAGGAAGCTGGGGCCCTGGTCCAAAGTTTTCTGCCGAAGTATTTTTTTGGTTTCTCAGTGCAATGATGATGGCCTGTGGATTGGCCTTCCTGGGTCTGAATCACCTCCCCGTGGTTAAACGAGAACATGTGAATAAAAAGACATCAACACTTTACCGCAGGACTGACCCAGATGAAAAATATACTATGGAATTGGTCCCTGCTGAACAGAACAGTGAGGGCAAGAGGGTGAAAGGTGACCATTCTGTTCAAAATGCCTATGATTCAAGTAATGTCACTGCATTGCTGTTGGTGATTATAGGAATAGTTAGCGGCTTGAGTAATGGCGTAATACCAGCCATCCAATCATTTGCCTGCATTCCCTACAGCTATTACATTTACCATCTAACTTTGACCCTTTCAGCCATTGCCAACCCTGTAACTTGTGTTGTGTTCCCATTTATCCGCACTACATCAACGGTGTTAATCTCTTTCTTGACTGTTGTGTACATTGGTATGTGTAcctatgttattgttattgccaCACAAAGTCCCTCAGTGCTGTTACGATGTGAAGATTCTGGTGCTGCTTTGATT GTTGCGATTAGTGTCAGTGCTGTTGCTGTGGTGACATACGTCAAGGTGGCTATTGGAGGAATAATGCGTGAAATGGGTCGCAACCATCTTCTTTGGTTTGGAGCTGTCACCCAAGTTGGATCATGTATTGGTGCTTTATCCATTTTTGCACCAGTGAATGTTTACGGTTATTTCAAGCAAGAGTGA